Proteins encoded together in one Methanobacterium sp. window:
- a CDS encoding endonuclease NucS, producing the protein MDSLKEHNGNLRGIIVAPSITNSAMKLLKKYNLEFKELYPPKELKKEVALH; encoded by the coding sequence ATTGATAGTTTAAAAGAACATAATGGAAATTTAAGAGGGATAATTGTGGCCCCATCGATAACAAATAGTGCGATGAAACTTCTAAAAAAATATAACCTGGAATTTAAAGAATTATATCCTCCTAAAGAACTAAAAAAAGAAGTAGCTTTACATTAA
- a CDS encoding ERF family protein has protein sequence MEIKNIAAALLEVQRRIKNPSNTATNPFFKSKYAPLPEILNCVRPLLTENGILLIQNTGSNEAGDVYIQTKLIHTSGEIIETDKLLLKPDKNTAQGIGSAITYGRRYQLTALLGISSEDDDDGNIASKADKKSKRLKTVSTDLKDDIEAKKWIDEIKGMLIQKKFDVNENAIISKAKQHYDTKKVERIEAQLKKK, from the coding sequence ATGGAAATTAAAAATATAGCAGCTGCATTGTTAGAAGTTCAAAGAAGAATCAAAAATCCATCAAACACAGCTACAAATCCATTTTTTAAAAGTAAATATGCACCATTACCAGAAATTTTAAACTGTGTACGCCCTCTTTTAACAGAAAATGGAATATTATTAATCCAAAATACTGGAAGTAATGAAGCTGGAGATGTATATATCCAAACCAAACTCATCCATACATCAGGTGAGATAATTGAAACCGATAAATTACTATTGAAGCCTGATAAAAATACGGCACAGGGAATAGGATCAGCTATTACTTATGGGAGGCGTTATCAATTAACAGCTCTTTTAGGTATAAGCTCTGAAGATGATGATGATGGAAATATAGCTTCAAAGGCAGATAAAAAGTCTAAACGTCTAAAAACAGTATCTACTGATTTAAAGGATGATATTGAAGCAAAAAAATGGATAGATGAAATTAAGGGAATGTTAATTCAAAAGAAATTTGATGTAAATGAAAATGCAATTATAAGCAAAGCTAAGCAACATTATGATACTAAAAAAGTTGAAAGGATCGAGGCACAGCTGAAGAAAAAATAA